Proteins encoded together in one Homalodisca vitripennis isolate AUS2020 unplaced genomic scaffold, UT_GWSS_2.1 ScUCBcl_3380;HRSCAF=8882, whole genome shotgun sequence window:
- the LOC124372499 gene encoding craniofacial development protein 2-like — MERYNLLLLGLSEVRWTGAGEKRMEKGDVLLYSGKDEGEAHTSGVGIMINKQARKGLIEWNPISDRIITARFVSRVRKVSIIMCYAPTEVSDEEEKDHFYQQLSRTLHNIKRGDIRIMMGDFNAKIGNDNTDRESVMGKHGMGTMNDNGERLADLCLNQSLVIGGSVFPHKDCHKVTWLSPDRKTENQIDHICIDKSWRKSLLDVRNKRGADAGTDHHLIIGVTQLKISSTAVKLQCAQRKWDLVKLKDESKKVQFSMQLKNRFQALRVDDIDDEALHERENPSEKIEKKWKNFKEIFQDTAEEVLGYRNKNRPDWISEETWEAIQNRKQAKHILNQCRTRDQKEAASREYSRANRNVKRLFRRDKRKYINYLADKAQEAADRGDSKTLYVITKRLSRRKAFADSKPIKSKTGDLLVTEEAQFKTVETTFPGSPKPHCKPK; from the coding sequence ATGGAAAGATATAACTTGCTGCTGTTGGGGCTGAGTGAAGTCCGGTGGACTGGAGCTGGGGAGAAACGTATGGAAAAAGGGGACGTATTGTTATATTCAGGGAAGGATGAGGGTGAAGCCCATACAAGTGGAGTTGGCATTATGATAAACAAACAAGCAAGAAAAGGATTAATAGAATGGAACCCAATTTCTGACAGGATCATAACAGCAAGATTTGTATCCAGAGTTAGGAAAGTTTCTATAATTATGTGCTATGCACCAACTGAGGTTTCTGACGAGGAAGAGAAAGATCATTTCTATCAGCAGCTAAGCAGGACACTACATAATATAAAAAGAGGAGATATACGGATtatgatgggtgattttaatgcCAAAATCGGAAACGACAACACTGATAGGGAGTCTGTGATGGGGAAACATGGTATGGGTACCATGAACGACAATGGAGAAAGATTAGCAGACCTATGCTTAAACCAGAGTTTGGTAATAGGCGGATCAGTATTCCCCCACAAGGACTGCCATAAGGTAACTTGGCTCTCACCTGATCGTAAAACAGAGAACCAGATCGATCATATTTGTATCGACAAATCCTGGAGGAAATCACTTCTTGATGTGCGAAATAAAAGAGGAGCGGATGCGGGAACTGATCACCACCTGATAATAGGAGTCACACAGCTTAAGATATCATCGACTGCGGTAAAACTCCAATGTGCTCAGAGGAAGTGGGACTTGGTCAAATTGAAAGATGAATCAAAGAAAGTGCAGTTTAGCATGCAGTTGAAAAATAGATTCCAGGCTCTAAGGGTGGACGACATTGACGATGAAGCTCTTCACGAGAGAGAAAATCCCTcagaaaaaatagagaaaaaatgGAAGAATTTCAAGGAAATCTTTCAAGACACAGCAGAAGAAGTTTTGGGCTATAGGAATAAGAATAGGCCGGACTGGATCTCCGAGGAAACATGGGAGGCAATACAGAATAGGAAACAAGCAAAACATATACTCAATCAATGCAGAACTCGAGATCAAAAAGAAGCTGCATCAAGAGAATATAGCAGAGCAAATAGAAATGTTAAGAGACTTTTTAGAAGAGATAAAAGgaagtatataaattatctaGCGGATAAAGCACAGGAGGCAGCTGACAGGGGAGATAGTAAGACGCTCTATGTGATAACTAAAAGACTCTCGAGAAGGAAAGCCTTTGCGGACAGTAAacctattaaaagtaaaacaggaGATTTGTTGGTGACGGAAGAGGCGCAGTTTAAAACGGTGGAGACAACATTTCCAGGAAGTCCTAAACCGCACTGTAAACCAAAATGA